The Aquipuribacter hungaricus genome contains the following window.
GACCTCCGGCCCGATGCCGTCCCCGGCGACGACCGCGAGGTCCAGCGAGGTCGGGGTGCTGGTCGGGAGGGTGCTCGTCGTCTCGGCCATCCCCCGAGGCTAGGTGCGGCCCCCCGGCCGGCTCTCGCCCGTCCGGTCGCTGGTCCGGCCGCTGGTCCGGTCGCTGGTCGGGGAGCCGGTCCCGCAGCTGGTCCGGGCCGGCTCGTCAGGGCGTGCGGACGCCCTTGCGCCAGGCGGAGAACGACTGCGCGGGGCCGCCCGTGGGCCGCACCAGCCAGCGCCACGGGTGCCGCTCGACGACGTCCACGGCGGCCGACCGGCGGGCGAAGCCGGGCACCGGGGCATGGGTGACGGCGACCGGGGTCCCGGCCAGCGCTCCGGGCACCGCGCCGCGGGAGACGACGACGTCGCGACGGGTCGCCAGGTCGGCGACGGTCTCGGCGAGGAACACCAGCCGCTTGCCGGACAGCCGCAGCCGGGCCAGCAGCGGGGCGTCGAAGACGACGACGACGGGCAGGTCGGGGTGAGCCCTCAGCGCGGGGTCGTCGTCGCCGAGGGACTCGAAGGTCAGCCACACCGCGGCCGGCGCCCGCCCGTCGGCCTCGACCGCCGCCGGTCCCGCGAGCGCGGGCGGGCTGCCGGCACGCAGGCCCTCGGGCTCGACCGGGACGCGGGGCCCGGTCGCCTCGGACGGCCAGTCCTGGATCGGGCAGGCGTCCTGCAGGGGGCAGCGGCCGCACAGCCCGGGCGCGCGCTTCTCCACCTGCCAGCGGCTGAACCCGTACGGCTTGCCGCTGCCCGTGCCCACGGTCCACTGCCAGCCCAGCCGGTTGGCGGCGCGGGAGCCGTCGAGCAGGTGCCGGAAGAAGGCGTCCTCGCCCTCGCGCCAGTCCCACCCGGCGCGCACGGTCCACTGCGAGGCCAGCCACATCCGGGTCTGGTTGACCAGCCAGCCGTCCCCGCGCAGCTCGTCGGTGACGGTCCTCACGCAGAGCATCTCGGCGGGCCAGGCGTCGCCCTCCCACGGCCCGGTGCGGGGCGGGCCGTACCGCAACGGCGCCGCCATGGCCGAGCCGGTCCGGGCGTACACGTGGCGGGCGTACTCCTGCCACAGCAGCTCGTCGCGGTACTTGGTCCGGTCCCGGGGCGGGGCGTCGGCGACGTGGCGCCACACGGCCGGCAGGTCCAGG
Protein-coding sequences here:
- a CDS encoding FAD-binding domain-containing protein translates to MVGAGVTGTRLPTPGEDVADDPEAAVAWVAEHLGDLALEGPDGVRASPAFRGGQGAADAALAALDVTGYASRRSQVLPERSRGASRMSPYIRYGLLDLPAVWRHVADAPPRDRTKYRDELLWQEYARHVYARTGSAMAAPLRYGPPRTGPWEGDAWPAEMLCVRTVTDELRGDGWLVNQTRMWLASQWTVRAGWDWREGEDAFFRHLLDGSRAANRLGWQWTVGTGSGKPYGFSRWQVEKRAPGLCGRCPLQDACPIQDWPSEATGPRVPVEPEGLRAGSPPALAGPAAVEADGRAPAAVWLTFESLGDDDPALRAHPDLPVVVVFDAPLLARLRLSGKRLVFLAETVADLATRRDVVVSRGAVPGALAGTPVAVTHAPVPGFARRSAAVDVVERHPWRWLVRPTGGPAQSFSAWRKGVRTP